One region of Candidatus Neomarinimicrobiota bacterium genomic DNA includes:
- a CDS encoding isoleucine--tRNA ligase, with the protein MIQRVNPQADFIAIEHKILDFWKENDIFQKRRDANSGKPKWSFIDGPITANNPMGVHHAWGRTLKDVFNRYKAMDGHELRYQQGFDCQGLWVEIEVEKELGFKSKREVEEFGIEKFVKMCKERVDKFSAVQTEQSKRLGYWMDWDNSYYTMSDENNYTIWGFLKKLFEDGKIYRGSDVVPWSGRSGTSYSQMEIIEGRKLVAHKAVFVRFPLREKDNEYLLVWTTTPWTLTSNVIAGINGNLDYVKLKAKDGAIYYFAQENLEFKRLEKQFKEKKQWLEGVPKLKTIAQIFKEHGGYEVIGTIKGSDMVGWTYDGPYDDFDAQSEAGGYPYVVDELEAAGATGKSQHQVIDPGKDNMGNDIVVGGEGTGIVHMAPGCGDIDNKIGKKLGMVSIAPLDEESKFTDKFGWLSGKSATDKETVQAIIDDLKERKFLIHVEDYPHVYPHCWRSGDELVFRLVDEWYINMDWRDKIKKVVDEINWIPKWGGDREHEWLDNMGDWMISKKRFWGLALPVWTFEDDSYYVVGSKEELKELAVDGWDEFEGNSPHRPWIDKVKIKHPESGLIGTRILDVGNPWLDAGIVPFSTLGYNNNREYWKEWFPGDFVTESLPGQFRNWFYSLLAMSAMLEEKAPFKNLLGHALVKAEDGRDMHKSWGNAIWFDDAAEKMGVDVMRWMYAAQNPEHNLLFGYHHGDDVRKKLIQLWNSYSFFATYASVDGFDPTKANLTNADLNLMDKWVLSKLHSFIRDSRLALDGFRTDQLMKKFDLFLEELSNWYIRRNRRRFWKSEDDGDKQAAYTVLYEVLTTVIKILAPILPFVSEDIYQNLVRNMDKSAPESVHLCDYPNADESKIDTGLMDNVDALRRVVELGRSARNKGNLKIRQPLAKLYFTVKNDAVADFIFGQQNVVLDELNVKALYRSESESELIKYNVKPNLPLLGQKFGKELPAIRNHLKDADADEVLAEIRSNKNYMMNLNGESISIGRDDLLIQPESVDGYTSSGDDNVTVGLTTKLTVELIKEGIVRDVIRQVQNMRKNAKFAVEDRIKIYGNPKGSVGEALKSFEEFFKNEVLAVELIDEENSGEYSESFQIGDQQVTFGLTRTNI; encoded by the coding sequence CCCATGGGTGTTCACCATGCCTGGGGACGTACCCTTAAAGATGTTTTTAATCGATATAAGGCTATGGATGGTCATGAGCTTCGTTACCAACAAGGGTTTGATTGCCAGGGTTTATGGGTTGAAATTGAAGTTGAAAAAGAATTGGGTTTTAAATCCAAAAGAGAAGTAGAAGAATTTGGAATTGAAAAATTTGTCAAAATGTGCAAAGAACGTGTAGACAAATTTTCTGCTGTACAAACGGAACAATCTAAACGTCTTGGTTACTGGATGGATTGGGATAATTCTTACTACACCATGTCAGATGAAAACAACTATACCATCTGGGGTTTCTTAAAAAAATTATTTGAAGATGGTAAAATTTATCGCGGTTCTGATGTGGTTCCTTGGTCCGGAAGATCAGGGACCTCTTATTCGCAAATGGAGATTATAGAAGGCCGAAAATTGGTTGCCCACAAGGCAGTCTTCGTCCGCTTTCCGTTGCGAGAAAAAGACAATGAATATTTATTAGTCTGGACGACAACGCCATGGACGCTCACCTCCAACGTTATTGCTGGTATAAATGGAAATTTGGATTATGTGAAACTCAAAGCCAAAGACGGAGCCATTTATTATTTTGCCCAAGAAAACCTAGAGTTCAAGCGCCTCGAAAAGCAATTCAAAGAAAAGAAACAGTGGCTTGAAGGAGTTCCCAAATTAAAGACCATCGCCCAGATATTTAAAGAACATGGCGGTTATGAAGTCATAGGGACGATAAAAGGTTCTGACATGGTTGGCTGGACTTATGATGGCCCTTATGACGACTTTGACGCTCAATCGGAAGCGGGTGGTTACCCTTATGTGGTTGATGAGTTGGAAGCCGCAGGTGCCACGGGAAAATCCCAACATCAAGTGATTGATCCCGGCAAAGACAATATGGGGAATGATATTGTTGTGGGTGGTGAAGGTACCGGCATTGTTCACATGGCACCCGGATGTGGTGATATCGATAATAAAATCGGTAAAAAGCTGGGTATGGTGAGTATTGCGCCATTGGATGAAGAATCAAAATTTACCGATAAATTTGGCTGGCTGTCTGGCAAAAGCGCTACGGACAAAGAAACGGTTCAAGCTATAATTGACGATTTGAAAGAACGCAAATTTTTGATTCATGTAGAAGATTATCCCCATGTATATCCCCATTGCTGGCGCTCAGGCGATGAGTTGGTTTTTCGATTGGTGGATGAATGGTATATCAATATGGACTGGCGGGACAAAATAAAAAAAGTGGTGGATGAGATTAACTGGATTCCAAAATGGGGCGGAGACCGAGAACACGAATGGCTCGATAACATGGGCGATTGGATGATTTCCAAAAAACGGTTTTGGGGATTAGCTTTACCCGTTTGGACATTTGAAGATGACTCCTATTATGTAGTGGGTTCCAAGGAAGAATTAAAAGAATTAGCCGTTGATGGCTGGGATGAATTCGAAGGTAACAGTCCCCATCGTCCGTGGATTGACAAAGTTAAAATAAAGCATCCTGAAAGTGGACTTATTGGTACACGAATCCTCGATGTGGGCAATCCCTGGCTGGATGCGGGAATTGTTCCCTTTTCAACACTGGGTTATAATAATAATAGAGAATATTGGAAAGAGTGGTTCCCCGGGGATTTTGTCACTGAATCCTTACCGGGTCAGTTCCGCAATTGGTTCTATTCTTTATTGGCCATGTCAGCTATGTTAGAAGAAAAAGCACCATTCAAGAATTTATTAGGACATGCCTTGGTTAAGGCGGAAGACGGTCGGGATATGCATAAATCCTGGGGCAATGCGATTTGGTTTGATGATGCTGCAGAAAAGATGGGTGTGGATGTGATGCGCTGGATGTATGCCGCTCAGAATCCTGAACATAATTTATTATTTGGTTATCATCATGGTGATGATGTGCGAAAGAAATTAATCCAATTATGGAATTCCTATTCATTCTTCGCCACCTACGCTTCTGTTGATGGATTTGATCCCACAAAAGCAAATCTCACCAACGCAGATCTCAACCTTATGGATAAATGGGTTTTATCCAAACTTCATTCTTTTATTCGCGATTCGCGTTTAGCACTGGATGGATTTCGAACGGACCAGTTAATGAAAAAGTTTGACCTTTTTCTGGAAGAATTATCCAATTGGTATATCCGTAGAAACCGCCGCCGCTTTTGGAAAAGCGAGGATGATGGTGATAAACAGGCTGCCTATACAGTTCTGTATGAAGTTCTAACAACGGTGATCAAAATATTGGCCCCAATTTTACCATTCGTATCTGAAGATATTTATCAAAACTTGGTGCGAAACATGGATAAATCGGCGCCGGAAAGTGTTCACTTGTGTGATTATCCAAATGCTGACGAAAGTAAAATAGATACGGGTCTTATGGATAATGTTGATGCCTTGCGCCGGGTGGTTGAACTTGGCCGATCTGCTAGAAATAAGGGTAATCTAAAAATTCGACAACCATTGGCGAAACTTTATTTCACGGTGAAAAATGATGCAGTAGCTGATTTTATTTTTGGTCAACAAAATGTGGTTTTGGATGAATTGAATGTAAAAGCACTCTACCGGTCAGAATCAGAATCTGAGTTGATTAAGTATAACGTAAAACCGAATTTGCCTTTACTAGGTCAAAAGTTTGGGAAAGAATTACCGGCCATCCGAAATCATTTGAAGGATGCCGATGCCGATGAGGTCTTGGCAGAGATTCGGTCTAATAAAAATTATATGATGAATTTAAATGGCGAATCTATTTCAATCGGACGGGACGACCTTTTGATTCAACCAGAATCTGTCGACGGATATACCTCATCGGGAGACGATAATGTAACGGTTGGATTAACTACAAAACTGACGGTTGAATTGATAAAAGAAGGTATCGTAAGGGATGTAATTAGGCAGGTGCAAAACATGAGAAAAAATGCTAAATTTGCCGTCGAAGATCGTATCAAAATTTATGGAAATCCCAAAGGGTCAGTTGGAGA